One window of the Pseudarthrobacter sp. ATCC 49987 genome contains the following:
- the glmU gene encoding bifunctional UDP-N-acetylglucosamine diphosphorylase/glucosamine-1-phosphate N-acetyltransferase GlmU, whose product MSPEKTGPAAVIVLAAGAGTRMKSRTPKILHEIGGRSLVGHALHAARTIRPQELALVVRHERDLVAAHIAAVDPSALIVDQDEVPGTGRAVEAALEALDALHPDGRLSGTVVVTYGDVPLLTGQLLAELVASHEAGHNAVTVLTAVLDDAAGYGRILRAEDGTVQGIREHKDATDAERGIREINSGIYAFDAAVLRDSLAHVTTDNAQGEKYLTDVLGLARAAGGRVAAVVTEDRWQVEGANDRVQLSALGAELNRRTVEAWMRAGVTVVDPATTWIDATVILDEDVRLLPNIQLHGTTAVARDAVVGPDTTLTDVQVGEGATVIRTHGSGSTIGARASVGPFTYLRPGTVLGETGKIGAFYETKNVTIGRGSKLSHLGYAGDAEIGEDTNIGCGNITANYDGEKKHRTVIGSGVRTGSNTVFVAPVRVGDGAYSGAGAVIRRDVPPGALVLSVAKQQNAEGWVLANRPDSISASLAQAAGATTTSSSTPASTEEG is encoded by the coding sequence GTGAGCCCCGAGAAGACCGGCCCAGCCGCCGTCATCGTCCTAGCTGCAGGGGCCGGTACACGGATGAAGTCCCGTACCCCCAAAATCCTCCACGAGATCGGCGGCCGCTCCCTCGTTGGCCACGCGCTGCACGCCGCGCGCACCATCCGACCGCAGGAGCTGGCCCTCGTCGTCCGGCATGAACGGGACCTCGTGGCCGCCCACATCGCCGCCGTCGACCCGTCTGCCCTGATCGTCGACCAGGACGAGGTGCCCGGCACCGGCCGGGCCGTTGAGGCCGCCCTGGAGGCCCTCGACGCGCTTCACCCCGACGGCCGGCTCAGCGGCACGGTCGTCGTCACCTACGGCGACGTCCCCTTGCTCACCGGCCAGCTCCTCGCCGAACTCGTCGCCAGCCACGAGGCCGGCCATAACGCCGTCACCGTCCTCACCGCCGTCCTGGACGACGCCGCCGGCTACGGCCGCATCCTGCGGGCAGAAGACGGAACTGTCCAGGGCATCCGCGAGCACAAGGACGCCACGGACGCCGAACGCGGGATCCGCGAGATCAACTCCGGCATCTATGCCTTCGACGCCGCCGTGCTCCGCGACTCGCTGGCCCACGTCACCACCGACAACGCCCAGGGCGAAAAATACCTCACCGACGTGCTGGGCCTGGCCCGGGCCGCCGGTGGCCGCGTCGCCGCCGTCGTGACCGAAGACCGCTGGCAGGTCGAGGGCGCCAACGACCGGGTCCAGCTCTCGGCACTGGGCGCCGAACTCAACCGGCGCACGGTCGAGGCCTGGATGCGCGCCGGCGTCACCGTCGTCGACCCGGCAACCACCTGGATCGATGCCACCGTCATCCTCGACGAGGACGTCCGGCTGCTGCCCAACATCCAGCTCCACGGCACCACCGCGGTGGCGCGGGACGCCGTCGTCGGCCCCGACACGACCCTCACCGATGTCCAGGTGGGGGAAGGCGCCACGGTGATCCGCACGCACGGTTCCGGCTCAACCATTGGGGCCCGGGCGAGCGTCGGCCCGTTTACCTACCTGCGCCCCGGCACCGTCCTGGGCGAGACCGGCAAGATCGGCGCCTTCTACGAGACCAAGAACGTCACCATCGGCCGGGGATCGAAGCTTTCCCACCTCGGCTACGCCGGCGACGCCGAGATCGGCGAGGACACCAACATCGGCTGCGGCAACATCACTGCGAACTACGACGGCGAGAAGAAGCACCGCACGGTCATCGGCTCAGGCGTCCGTACCGGCTCCAACACCGTCTTCGTCGCGCCCGTCCGGGTGGGCGACGGCGCCTACAGCGGCGCCGGCGCCGTGATCCGCCGCGACGTGCCGCCCGGGGCCCTGGTCCTCTCGGTCGCCAAGCAGCAGAACGCCGAGGGCTGGGTCCTTGCGAACCGCCCGGACTCGATTTCCGCGTCCCTGGCCCAGGCCGCCGGCGCCACCACGACTTCCTCCAGTACTCCGGCATCTACAGAAGAGGGCTAG
- a CDS encoding TetR/AcrR family transcriptional regulator — protein MTGPQRRSQLIGIGRGLFALRGLDGTTIEEIAAAAGVSKPVIYEHFGSKEGLYTQVVEFEFRILLGSINDALSEEAKPRVLVERAALALLSYIEDRADGFRILMRDAPPTQPEGAFSTLLSHVTARVEYILADEFARRGFTSADGAMYAQMLVGMVAMTGQWWQDSRTPDKREVAAHLVNLAWNGLTGLQKDPELRSDD, from the coding sequence ATGACGGGGCCCCAGCGCCGCAGCCAGCTCATCGGCATCGGCCGGGGACTCTTCGCGCTCCGCGGACTGGACGGGACCACCATCGAGGAGATCGCCGCTGCCGCGGGCGTCTCCAAACCCGTGATCTACGAGCACTTCGGCTCCAAGGAGGGCCTGTACACGCAGGTCGTTGAGTTCGAGTTCCGGATCCTGCTGGGTTCCATCAACGACGCGCTGTCCGAGGAAGCGAAGCCGCGCGTCCTGGTCGAGCGCGCAGCCCTGGCGCTGCTGAGCTACATCGAGGACCGCGCGGACGGCTTCCGGATCCTTATGCGCGATGCTCCGCCGACCCAGCCCGAGGGGGCGTTTTCCACCCTGCTTTCCCACGTCACGGCCCGTGTGGAGTACATCCTGGCCGACGAGTTCGCGCGCCGCGGCTTCACATCGGCCGACGGCGCCATGTACGCGCAGATGCTGGTCGGCATGGTCGCGATGACGGGCCAGTGGTGGCAGGACAGCCGGACCCCGGACAAGCGCGAGGTCGCCGCCCACCTGGTCAACCTTGCCTGGAATGG